The following coding sequences are from one Asterias amurensis chromosome 8, ASM3211899v1 window:
- the LOC139940753 gene encoding proton-coupled amino acid transporter 1-like isoform X2: MKTRHLLNTTLEKRLSYGDTASLSLGKVGIILVNVSLVVTQFGFCVNYFIFLGNTFQKMFPYHLPYIAVDNSSTTWTTPLPSTVHLTTDKVALSITNSSSPLVNILPYSFVSQSPGYNILVLLPLPIFILFGYLRSIRQLGPASVFANLSSLVGYVAMMVYILSDFSVSDTISWAQFSTFPIFFGQVTAAFEGIGTIVPIESSMGENSHLFPHLLYLVVLLFTCVLASLGFLSYLRLGTSTAQVIIWNLQPNSMLQLVVSLVVCIGVVFTFPLQCFPIIEIFEHLLFAPGKFCGPLKLNSSNINNSQDEVDTVDDSDLRVNTAITDSKEDAELCQLLQDPQAAKCLSNLPVAPEIPKSVWTVKRNILRTLIVLAQLGTAYAFKDEFAYISSFTGAIGSTMIAYIIPAVIHLKLKRHDLGIMIICKDILLIIFGLVGGVTGVYTSVRSIIVDFQ, encoded by the exons ATGAAGACAAGACACCTGCTAAATACCACACTAGAGAAACGACTTTCTTATGGAGATACAGCTTCATTGTCTTTAGGGAAGGTTGGAATAATACTAGTCAATGTTTCTCTAGTAGTTACACAGTTTGGATTTTGTGTCAACTAtttcatatttcttggtaatacatttcaaaaaatgtttcctTATCATCTTCCATATATTGCTGTTGATAACAGCAGCACTACATGGACAACTCCACTCCCAAGCACTGTGCATCTCACTACTGATAAAGTGGCGCTTTCAATCACAAATAGTTCATCACCTTTAGTGAATATTTTACCATACAGTTTTGTGTCTCAAAGCCCTGGCTACAATATCTTAGTGCTTTTACCACTGCCAATTTTTATACTGTTTGGATATTTGCGTAGTATTCGTCAACTTGGTCCAGCAAGTGTCTTCGCTAACTTGTCTAGCCTTGTAGGCTATGTTGCCATGATGGTTTACATCTTATCAG ATTTTTCAGTCAGTGATACTATCAGTTGGGCCCAATTTTCGACGTTTCCCATTTTCTTTGGACAAGTAACTGCAGCTTTTGAGGGTATCGGGACG ATAGTTCCTATTGAATCTAGCATGGGAGAAAACAGTCACCTATTTCCTCATCTGTTATACTTGGTTGTGCTGCTCTTTACGTGTGTCCTGGCAAGTCTTGGCTTTCTGAGCTATTTACGCCTAGGAACATCTACAGCTCAAGTCATCATTTGGAACCTTCAGCCCAATAGCATGCTTCAGTTGGTAGTCAGCCTGGTTGTATGTATAGGAGTTGTCTTCACCTTTCCTTTGCAGTGTTTTCCAATTATTGAGATATTTGAACATCTCTTATTTGCTCCAG ggaagttttGTGGTCCGCTGAAGTTAAATTCTTCCAATATCAATAACAGTCAGGATGAAGTAGATACAGTGGATGATAGTGATTTACGTGTAAATACAGCGATTACAGACTCTAAAGAGGATGCAGAACTTTGTCAGCTCCTACAAGATCCACAAGCTGCTAAATGTCTGAGTAACCTTCCTGTGGCCCCTGAGATACCGAAATCA GTGTGGACTGTCAAGAGGAACATTCTACGAACACTAATTGTCTTAGCACAGCTGGGTACTGCATATGCTTTCAAAGATGAATTTGCTTATATCTCTTCATTTACAG GAGCAATTGGAAGCACCATGATTGCCTACATTATACCAGCTGTAATACATTTGAAGCTGAAGAGACATGATTTAGGAATAATGATCATCTGTAAAGATATCTTACTGATTATCTTTGGATTGGTGGGAGGGGTAACTGGTGTCTATACTTCTGTCAGATCAATTATTGTGGATTTCCAGTGA
- the LOC139940753 gene encoding proton-coupled amino acid transporter 1-like isoform X1 has product MARNKPRCFQILMDFANLFKAFIGVNYLSIAFAISQSGIALGIVGLLLISIATVHCCHLIIKCKRELIRQIIEDNISNEHQSPETLMKTRHLLNTTLEKRLSYGDTASLSLGKVGIILVNVSLVVTQFGFCVNYFIFLGNTFQKMFPYHLPYIAVDNSSTTWTTPLPSTVHLTTDKVALSITNSSSPLVNILPYSFVSQSPGYNILVLLPLPIFILFGYLRSIRQLGPASVFANLSSLVGYVAMMVYILSDFSVSDTISWAQFSTFPIFFGQVTAAFEGIGTIVPIESSMGENSHLFPHLLYLVVLLFTCVLASLGFLSYLRLGTSTAQVIIWNLQPNSMLQLVVSLVVCIGVVFTFPLQCFPIIEIFEHLLFAPGKFCGPLKLNSSNINNSQDEVDTVDDSDLRVNTAITDSKEDAELCQLLQDPQAAKCLSNLPVAPEIPKSVWTVKRNILRTLIVLAQLGTAYAFKDEFAYISSFTGAIGSTMIAYIIPAVIHLKLKRHDLGIMIICKDILLIIFGLVGGVTGVYTSVRSIIVDFQ; this is encoded by the exons ATGGCAAG AAACAAGCCAAGATGTTTCCAGATATTGATGGATTTTGCCAATTTGTTCAAGGCATTCATTGGAGTGAACTATTTGTCCATAGCGTTTGCAATAAGTCAAAGTGGCATTGCG CTTGGCATCGTTGGATTACTCCTGATTTCCATCGCAACAGTACATTGTTGTCATCTGATCATCAAATGTAAAAGAGAACTTATTAGACAGATCATAGAAGACAATATTTCCAATGAACACCAATCTCCTGAAACTCTTATGAAGACAAGACACCTGCTAAATACCACACTAGAGAAACGACTTTCTTATGGAGATACAGCTTCATTGTCTTTAGGGAAGGTTGGAATAATACTAGTCAATGTTTCTCTAGTAGTTACACAGTTTGGATTTTGTGTCAACTAtttcatatttcttggtaatacatttcaaaaaatgtttcctTATCATCTTCCATATATTGCTGTTGATAACAGCAGCACTACATGGACAACTCCACTCCCAAGCACTGTGCATCTCACTACTGATAAAGTGGCGCTTTCAATCACAAATAGTTCATCACCTTTAGTGAATATTTTACCATACAGTTTTGTGTCTCAAAGCCCTGGCTACAATATCTTAGTGCTTTTACCACTGCCAATTTTTATACTGTTTGGATATTTGCGTAGTATTCGTCAACTTGGTCCAGCAAGTGTCTTCGCTAACTTGTCTAGCCTTGTAGGCTATGTTGCCATGATGGTTTACATCTTATCAG ATTTTTCAGTCAGTGATACTATCAGTTGGGCCCAATTTTCGACGTTTCCCATTTTCTTTGGACAAGTAACTGCAGCTTTTGAGGGTATCGGGACG ATAGTTCCTATTGAATCTAGCATGGGAGAAAACAGTCACCTATTTCCTCATCTGTTATACTTGGTTGTGCTGCTCTTTACGTGTGTCCTGGCAAGTCTTGGCTTTCTGAGCTATTTACGCCTAGGAACATCTACAGCTCAAGTCATCATTTGGAACCTTCAGCCCAATAGCATGCTTCAGTTGGTAGTCAGCCTGGTTGTATGTATAGGAGTTGTCTTCACCTTTCCTTTGCAGTGTTTTCCAATTATTGAGATATTTGAACATCTCTTATTTGCTCCAG ggaagttttGTGGTCCGCTGAAGTTAAATTCTTCCAATATCAATAACAGTCAGGATGAAGTAGATACAGTGGATGATAGTGATTTACGTGTAAATACAGCGATTACAGACTCTAAAGAGGATGCAGAACTTTGTCAGCTCCTACAAGATCCACAAGCTGCTAAATGTCTGAGTAACCTTCCTGTGGCCCCTGAGATACCGAAATCA GTGTGGACTGTCAAGAGGAACATTCTACGAACACTAATTGTCTTAGCACAGCTGGGTACTGCATATGCTTTCAAAGATGAATTTGCTTATATCTCTTCATTTACAG GAGCAATTGGAAGCACCATGATTGCCTACATTATACCAGCTGTAATACATTTGAAGCTGAAGAGACATGATTTAGGAATAATGATCATCTGTAAAGATATCTTACTGATTATCTTTGGATTGGTGGGAGGGGTAACTGGTGTCTATACTTCTGTCAGATCAATTATTGTGGATTTCCAGTGA